DNA from Leishmania mexicana MHOM/GT/2001/U1103 complete genome, chromosome 9:
CGCGTTGACAATAGAAGCTGCTCAATCATCAATTCGTTTGACCGGTCCTCACCTCCGACTCCGTCCGTCGCGCTGCGCATCAGCAACGGCAGTGATGGCAGTGCCCAGTCAGGCACCGTACACGCTCacgccgcacccgccgcccgcagcgcTGACGAAGACTCGGCGCTTGACCCTCtcacatcctcctcctcgaccgcAACGACGCGCCTGTCGCAGGGTACGCCGGAGAACTCGCTCATGGTGAACACCACGTCAGCGCACCAGTCCAATGCCGAAGAAgcgacgtcggcgacggcCACAACCAACGGAACGggtagcggcagcgagcgcagcagccgctccgaCGCCCGCTTGGACAGGGGCCGACGTTGCTCGACGACCTCGCTCTACCCACACCCACAAGCGCACCACCAACAGCCGCGCCCAGCGTGTGACGCATCCTTATCGTGGGTATTGACGCCTGCGCGTGATCCCGGCGGAGCAGCGTCGCAAGCGGGATCAGTGCACTACTACGCGCCGCCCTTCCCTTCCTTTGCAGaaggcgtgtgtgccctgTACCCTCTTCCTAGCGCCACGGAAGCGACGACaccggcatcagcagcagccccatCGATTCCGCCAAGGGCAGCATCGCACGAGGAAGTGGACAGTGGACCGCCCTCGATGGCCTCCCAGCAGGAAACTCCTCATCAGGCGCCAgggcagccgcagacgcctctttccaccaccgccaccgacaCCGACACCGACACTGCGTCGCCGACGAATGCGCCCGTGCAGCTGTCGCTGCAAGAGGGGCTGATGATTTCGACACCTCTGACCCCGAGGAGCGGCCGCGGCACGCCGTCATCGATGCTGCTCGTcgcaccatcaccaccgcgacGTCGCTCTAGCTCGGCAACAAACCCGTCCATCAACACGGTCGGTGTGAGGCCCAACTACGACAAGAGCAGACGAGGAagctccaccaccgccgccacggctgcaACAGTGATGGCAGCCGCATTCACCTCCACCCAGCGTGTGCCCCCCTCTGCATCCCCGGCCACGGCcacaccaccatcaccgccgccgcacatgCGCCTCAGGAGCATCAGTAACGGAAGCAATGCGCACAAAAATCACAGCAATACGAGCGGGAGCGGCATTCCGAGCACCGTTACCTTTATCCCCATCGGGGTGCAGCCGGCCATCGCTCCCGCCTCTACCTCTTTCTCTGCGACCAGCCCGTGCCAATCACCCACCCGCGCAGCCGTCAACGCCAGTGACCCCGGGGCTTTCATCTCCGGtgtggcagccgcgccggcacCTCCGACGTCCGACCGAAGGATCTCCGCCGCGAGCCCCGTACCCTACACCCCCTCCGTGCCGAAGATGGCCGCGCTTGAGCACACAGGCCAAGCCTCTGCTGACCCGCGAgcgtcggcgacgccaccgctgcagcggagccccgcctcccccacgGCGCAACCAGTGCAGAACCCGGCGTACTGGACGTTCCCATGTACACCGGCGGTGCCCATGACAGTCTTCCTCGCAGCCCCGGAGGTAAGCTGGCACTCCTTGACGGGCGGAGTGACGACCCCACCGGCGAGtagcgtcggcgtcgccatACCCGACCCGTACAGCCAGAACTTCTTCGTTGGCTGCGGCGTTCGAGGCACGGGTACGTCCATCTTGGACGGCTGCTCGTCGACCGCCTCCATCGCGACGCCGCTGGCCACGTCACCGGCGTCATCGGCGGCActcgagctgcagcgcacgagTAGCAGTCGTGGTGCTACGTGGCCGTCGGCGGGGCAGACGTACCGGAACGTGCTCGTCTatagcggtggtggcaccaGCGGTCAGGGCAGTGGATGCGCCACGACCGTCACAGCATCGGGAAGCAGCCGCGGCCTTGGTCTTCCCCTCTACTCCTCACAGCCGCAGCTTCTCTGCACGCCAGTGCCGCTCGACGACACGGAGAGCGTATGCGCGATTTGTTTAGAGGGTCGCGTGTCGAAAACCAAGACGGAGACGAGAGgaacggcggcgctgccatcGACACCTCTGCAGCTGTCGCatgcggtggcggagggggcAAGCCAGGAAAacgacagcgccgcagcagtgaTGGGCGATACGACGCCAGCCAACGAGGGAGCCGAGCGGGGGGGCGTGCGCGGTGTCAAGCCCGGCTCCTGCCTCCTCTCGCTTCCTTGCGGTCATTGCTACCACCAAAACTGcgtgcagcggtggctgATGGAGTCGCAGAGCTGCCCCACCTGCCGCCGCGACCTAGCGCGCGACGCCACCATCACCTGATCAGAGAGGACGCGGAGACAACGAGCAGAGGGATGCGCGGAACTCGTGAGGGGCGGGCTGATTCGCTGGAGCGCACGGAAAAGGATCACGGCGGCATGTCAACGAGGGATGGCATGCAGggcccccccctcccccgcaccTCCACCAGGCAGAGCATGgccgtctgcgtgtgtgtcctgtgtgtgtgtgtatgtgtgtctgtgtgtgtgtgtgtgtgtgtgtgtgtgtgtgtgtgtgtgccgtctCCCGGTGGCAGGCTCGTAGGCGTCGCAACACgtggaaggagggaggggggcacacaTCCTGGCACTGTTCTTTCTATGCTTCGTGACTCGGCGATGTCATCCATGCGCGCAAACATATACATGCAAGCACAGGAGGTGGCTGCTTGCCATCCAGTCCTGCCGCCTGCGCTGTCTTGGGCGGCAACAGTCCTGCCTGGTCGTCATCTCTCCGGTGTGCACCCTCGCCGtctacacgcacacgaaggtatgctgctccctccctccctcccccctctgccctcgctacacgcacatgcacgcatgcgcgcacaaCCATGACAGCTCATGGATACACTCGCTGCCCGCCCCGTcgcccctcccgccccctcctcctgccgcaCAGGCGGTACCGCAGTGAACGAAGCTCGTGGCCATGCAGTCCCTCGGCCGCCTACCAGTATCACGGGTGACAACGGCCGTCGGGTCGCTTCGACGCTCTGCCCCGCATCGCTGccacgcagccgcgtccTGTACCGTGCTGTGGAAAAATGAACACAGTCACGGTTGTGGCACCCTCATAGGCGCACGACGCGCCTTCTTCACAGCAACGCGGgtgcgccgacggcgtggcagcggcgacaacAGTGCCAACACGGATGTCCCCACGGAAGCGgcgtcgagcgcggcggcggacctCTGTGAACCTCCCCGGCTCAACGAGGGCATGGACGGCGACCGTCGCTCACTCTCAGCAGTCCACCTATCCGCCGCGCCAACAGtcccaccgctgccaccgccaccaccgcccgcaTCTTCGGCGTCGCCTGCCGGGATCACGGCGGAGGAATGGGCTGAGTACCAGCAGTACATGCGCCAAGTCGAGACCGATTCCGCGCTCCTTGCCGCCGCTCAAGGACTTACACCGCCGCTCTCGGACTCACCGGTCGGCGAAGTCGAccaggcagcagcgataGAAGAGGATGGTtcgcacggcggcggcatgtTCGCAAGCAAGCCTCCATGGGGCTccccggcgccaccgcttgCGTTGGCTGAAGATGCCGCTGAGCTTGCAACTGATCTGGCGCAAGAGGTGGGCGCGCTCTACGCTGACTTTGGTGTTACATCGGCACGTTGTTGGGAGCAGGCAGAGCAGAAAATGGGAGCAGACAGTGGTCGccgagacgacgacggcgtcgaaTTCGGAGACGATGTCGAGCGTGatgagcagctgctcgctTCCCTGAAGGGCCGCCACGTACGACTGCAAAACACGCCCGACGTGGTGATGCCACCCCTCATCATCCCCGATAGAaacggcggcgtggcggcggacacgcagctgctgctgcactgtcgcgggggagagagcgaagcaTCTGCCTTGGCGGTCGCACCGCGGATAACAGCGCACCTCCTTCACCGGCACAGCTATCTTGCGGAGCAGGATCGACTGTACCTTGGCCCTTGCACAGCGCCAgaagcgcagctgcggccgccggATGCCATGCGAGCAGCACTCCCATCTGCGGGCACACAgcgccacggctgctgcgtccTTGTCGTCTTCTCCACCACGGACCTGCGTGTTCACGATAACCAGCTCTTGGCATTCGCCTCGGTGTGCGCcagggcggccgccgcagaggcagGCGGCCCAGTTCCCGTcattggtgtgtgtgtactcgACTACCGAACCTTTGCGCAGCCGAGCACTGTCGGCGGCTTCTTCCGTCAGAGCCCTCAGCGGGCGCAGTTCCTGCTTGATACggtcgcggcgctgcgccgcaagCTGGAGGACACACTGCATGTGCCTCTCCTGGTTCGCTGTGGTCGGCCAGAGGAGCACGTGCCCCGCCTGGCCGTGGAGCTGCGGGCGATGGATGTTCTCATGACGACTCAGTACGCCCCCCACGAGCGACGCGTGCAAGCGTTGATGGTGCGTCGACTCCAGGCGGGGACGTGGGTGTcgcgcgaggaggtggctgacgagacggtggtggcgagtGAAATTGGGCAAGGAGCATCAGTGACGCCACTTGACGCACACTGTGGCTCCGCAGCGGAGGAAGACGATCCGTTgatcgccgtcgtcgagcacgcgagctgcggcgtcggtggCCAGCATCCATaccaccgcggcagcaacttgccctcgcactgccgcgccgcggctgctctGCCGGTGGTGCACAGTGTCTGGCAGTCGACGCTGGTGCACCTCGACGACTTGCCGACACCGCTGGCCGCCATGAAGGAAGGCGAGCGGTGGTACCACGACGACGTCACGGTGAGCACGATCCGGCCGACCGAGCCGTACGACAAGGCgaccgcgctgctggcgaagcTGCCTCGAACCTGGCAAGCGGCTGCCCTGCTTCCCACGGAAAACGAGCGGTACGGGCGAGCGGGGCCATCCGTCCTGCGGGGGGCGCTACCGCGGCTCGAAGACCTGGGCTacagcgccgcagccgcccgcGGGACAGACTTCGCCTTCCAGGAAGTGATCGCCACCCAGTCGTCTCACCCGGACGCcggcgaggacgcggcgCTGGTACGCCTGCAGGACTGGCTGGCGCAGGGCGGCGtgacgtcgctgctgcgctacgGACGCGAGCGGCGCACTAACACGAAGATGTACTCACAGAAGCTGGCACGCGTGTCACCGTACATCGCGCTCGGTGCCCTGTCCCCGCGCAAGTACTATGAAGTACTGCGGGAGTTCGCGCAGGCGAACCAGCGCGACGCGtttgtgcagcagcagttccGCGAGGGTTTGCTGCGGCTGTCTCGGCGGGACTACTGGCACTGGATGGGCCTGCGCTTCGGCGACCGGCTCTTCTTCTCGTACGGGCCGCACCCCGAGCACACGGACGACGTACCGGAATGGCGTCATGACCGtaaggtggtgcagcggtggtgcgatGGACTGACCGGCATCCCCTTCGCAGATGCCGCGATGCGGGAGTTGGTAGGGACAGGCTTCGTCGCGCAGGAGGGGCGGCAGGCTCTGGCGTGGCTGCTCACGCGTGGCTACGGACAAGACTGGCGCCTCGGCGCTGAGTGGATGGAGCGCTGCTCCCTCGACTACGACCCGTTCGTCTGCTACGGAAACTACGCGTATAGCTGCGGGCTTATGCTGGACGACTTCGGCGAGCCTGTCCGAAACGTGTACTACCTCGCCCACCAGCACGACCAGACCGGCATCTACGTAAAGAAatggctgccgcagctgtcgAAGGTGCCACCGGTGTACATACACCGCCCACATGTGCTGACGGAGCGCATGCAGGCGATGCACGGCGTGTACCTAGGCAGAAACTACCCCTACCCACTCAAGCTGTGGCAAGGGGCGCAGCGCAGTCTGTCCGCCGCCAAGCTCACGGCGTACTACCCGCAGGGCATAGTGAAAGGTCCTGGGTACGCGGAAGCGCTGCGGtacggcagcgccgtgatGCACCCCGAGGAGTACAACGCCGCTGTGTCGCCTGGCtacctgcagcggcaggaatGGGCGACAATGCTACCAgcctccgccttcgccgGCATcgaggacagcgacgagaTGGCGAGGCACTTCTCCCTCTTggaggcagcagctccacggaagtctgccgcacccgccgccgctgtggcggcggagtCCACTTTGAAGAGGGCCACCGCGTAGAGGTGCGCAAGCTGCCGCGGCTCTCCGTctgtgccgccaccaccatcctcCCCCGATGTGTCGATGCACGTGCCTGGGTGTATTGCTGTCTTGTTCGGTAACCATCTTTTCTCACGCCATCATCGGCCTcccaaccaccaccaccacccaacGCCCAACAGCTCGCTCCTTCCCTTCACAGCCCCACCACGcatgtgcacgcacacgcacacgcacacgtacacgtacacgtgcacgcacagagcaagagggagggagtagTCTggttctgtgtgtgtgtgtgtgtggagggcgagggggggcGAGTCCGTTTCGAAGCTAAGTGATAACCAACGCCTCTGCCGGAAAAGATTTCTGCTGGGCGCATGCATATGTGGTGGCGCTTGTGCTTGGGTCTTGCCGGGTCCGTCGCCAAGgatccgctgctgctgctgctgctgtctgcaTCTTGATAACCTAAGCTGCCGGTGTCCTCATCTGCGTTGCTacttcccccccccacctcaccCCGCCCCTTCCTCTCACCGACCGCACCTCCCTTACACGTTGCTACCGCTCTGCCTACGTCGTACAtctccgcgcacacgcaggctCGCAGACAGGCACGCTGTTCCTCGTCACACCTCAgctctaccccccccctgctGGCTATGTCCGCGACCGCCCCCGCGACATCTATGGGCCCTTTGCCCTACCCGAACGCATTGCAAAGCCGGCACACCACGGCCGAGCACCATCAgatcgccgctgctgccgtgcacgTCTACCAGAGTACCCTCGAGCAAGAGAAGGCTCTCCTGCAAGAAACTGACGCGCTGCTtagcgaagaggaggcggggcgaCTCCAGCGGAGAATTGACAATCAGGTTGCCGCTGACGCCACTGCCGCACAATTTCGCGACCGCGCCTGCAAAGTCGTCGCCAGTGTGCCGAGCGAGCAGTATCGCAGCGAAGACGTCGCCATCGACATCTTCCACGCAGCGTGTGACGGTGATGTAGCGGCTCTCGACGCATGCCTACGAAGCGCGTCAAGCATCGACGCCCTCGGGCAGCCAGACCCGGCGCGGTACAACGGCGTTCAGTTCAAGCAGCGGTGGCTCttccgcgcgccgccgctcgtcTTCGCGGCCGCCTTCGGAcgtgaggaggcggtgcgctTCCTGCTAGAACACGGGGCAGACCCGCACGTGGCGTCCACCACTGGGCTGCGCGCGCAAGATTacgcggcacagcgcggcTACAGCGCGATTGTGTTAATGCTGACCAGCAGTACGTCGCCCTGACAGAAGAGGCGTCGGTGCGAGTGGTGGCAGCCCAACGAACCGTCGATCCATGTATAGTAGCCCTCATCACCGCCACACAGCACCTTTCGTCGtggtcgtgtgtgtgtgtgtgtgtgtgtgtgtgtgtgagtgtacgagggaggcgaggcgTCTCCCaacgcacgcccacgcgtATGCTCTCCGCTGTGCTAACTTCTCAGCCTCGTTGTCTTATTCGCCTCTGTCCGCCGTTTTGTGCGTTGGTGTGTTTGTGGTCCGtagcgtgcgccgctgcggcttgCATGGATATAGGGAGCGGGAGACGCACATGTGCgtcccactcctcctccccctcttctcccccatAGCCTCTGCATCTCTCTGCCAGCGCCTGTCTTGGCGTGCTTCGACGTTGCCCATGTGCCGACAACGAGGGAGTACATATTTATACGAAGGCAAGTGAACGATGGCGAAGCGGAGCTTGTGAAGctggccctcctcctcccctcccctccccccccccccactccactCCACTCCCCGGCTAATGGTACCCCTGTGAGCCTGGACTGGCCGCGCTCCTTATCCTCctcgccggtgccgccgccaccgtcgccgtcccTTTGTTCTGTGGTCCTGCTCACTCGTGCTCTCctccgtgctgctgccgattTTTCCCCTTTGATTCGGCATGTGGACGccagcaccgacgacgaAGTCCATCACCACCCACTCGCACatcccgcacacacacacacacacacgtaacTGCGCGTGCGGACTTTGTTCTCTTGGTACGCTGCTTGCTTCTGGTGGTGCTTCTacccgctgccactgccatCAAAactcgccccccccctccctcaccctcccacacacacatccttCGACACCTCGTCTCCTGCACTTGACATCGCCAATCACACCGGTGGTTGCGCGACCTCTGTCAAGTGTGCGCGGGCAGCCTTGTCGGTATACTGTACAAGAAGGGGGAAGAGCGGGGCATGCAGTCgtggcgagagggagaggcgtgACGCGCGGTGACGAAACGGAACGCGACCAAGCATGGAGGGCAACTTCTACGTGTCCGACGTGGTGATCGACCGCGAGCTCAGATCCAAGTACGGCATGGCTTACAGCAAGTGCCCCAACGAGTCGAAGCGTTATGGGCAGTGCGTTGAAGCCGGCCAGATCAACCGCAACCTGCAGCGTGACAGCTGCGCCGAGGAGCGCCACGCACTCCGCGCATGCGTCGCGAAGTATCTTCGCAATATCGCCATCGGGAGCAGGGCTTCCTGTGCTGCCAGTCGTGGTGCACAGAATCCGTGATGACAACGAAGCCAGGCTGCACCGTGCGCCTGCCCTCGAGCAGCCTACATACAAGAACACAGAAAGCTCATACACACGTttgtgtggggggagagagagtgcgaCATGAAGCGTGTCTgggcgccggtgctggctCCTGTGTTGGCGTCAGTGAACAGTGGCCTGCGCTAACAATGACCGTGATCATGGCTGGGGCGCTTGATGCGTCTGTCGGTGTATGGCTGtacgtgtccgtgtgtgtgtgtgtgcacagtCGATTGAAGCAGGCTGGCGGCCGTGTTGTCCCGTCGACTTCCTCGCAACACCCGAACAACGTATAGGACGTCTTTGCGAGATGCATGCGCCTGGGTGCGCGATGGacaagggggaggagggcaggagTGATGCCACGGCGCACTCCCGGGATGCACGCCAGCACCATAACGTCCGTTGCGCTTCGCcggagaggggaagagatAGGGGGGATGCAGCTCGGTACTTTGCTTCTCGCGTCCGCATCGCACCTCcgtccttctcctttcctATGGTGCGGTGGCGATTCACGATAACAGGTGACTCAGAGCCCTAatgggccgccgccgccgccttccccccccctgcccccACGCGCCCTCGCTCACTCTTGTGCTTCGCACCTTTTCCTTGTTGCTCCCTCCATCTCTCCGGCGTATCTCCTCATCCCTGTGCGTgttcgtgcgcgcgtgtgttgcgGTGACGACACGAGTGGGGCTCTGCTTCACGCCGCCgtgtcgcacacacgcatgcgtaGCACTGAGAACTTCAGAAGAGTCTCACGTATACAGTGCAAGGGTTGCGTGccgacgccagcagcaggTAAGCAAACAGCGGTTGATGTGAGAACCACGCGGTTGTACCATCgggtgcccccctccccacgcacgcatcgaGGTCAGTCCCATGTCGTGGCGCCGCCTTGTTTGTGGGGCGGCATCGTCGTGCGCAAGCGCGAGCTCCCTTCCCTTGTGGAGTCTCCAGAGGCGCACGATGTTTTACTCGACGTTCGACGCAACGCGTCCGAAGAAGTCCGCCGCGCGATCGAAAGGCGGACTCGACGGAGCCGGCAGCAGGGACGGTAATGTCGGCGCGAGGGCAGCGgacgcgccgctctcgcgTGCTGGCGCGTTCTCGTCGACGTCAACGCGGCCGTTGCAGTCTTCGGTGCAGCGTCAGAGGGAAGCCGAGATGGCTTTCCCGAAAACGCTCAAGAGCGGCCGACCAGCGCAGCAGAACACCATATCGCAGCAGCTCTTCTACGCAAACTCCGCCAACGCGGCGGATAtggcgcaccagcagcagctggaccGCGAGTacacacagcagctgcgtgagctgCACGCCAAGAGAGGCTCAGCGGATCGCCGCTTCTTTCAGCGCATGACGGACTACCGCGACATCAAAGACGGCGACCCGTACGCGTCCATCTTCGGAGAGTCCGGCGggacgcagcggctgcgcaccgccgcgtggcagcggcagttcGAGAAGGAGAACGAAGATGTTGAGCTGCCGTACGAGCGCACCAACGTGCTGGCACGTCTTGCACCGAACCGGTTTGTGCGGTACTTCGTAAATCTGCGCGACAATGGCGGGGCGGACCACCTGTACTTCCTGTGGACCTGTGGCCTCATCGCGGTGTCTCTGCTGTGGCTTATCGGGTACCTCTTCTACACCGCTCCCAGTCGGGCACGACCGACGAGCGAGATCCGCTAAGGAtgatgcgcgcgtgcgcggtcGAAGGAGCAACAAGGGTGGCCGGCGACAAGGACAGCCGCCCTTTTCCGGCCACGTGTCAGCCGCGGAGCCTCGCTGGAGAGGCGCGCGCttccgcacacgcaccgcacTCGTGCAGTGCAGCTCACACAGCTCACGAGCATCAGTGCAACGGCCATCGGGCCCGTGCGCGGGGCAAACGTTTTGAAGAAGGGAGACCACAACCGAAACGCGACATTGAAACTTTGTAAAGAGGATAGGATGATCGTATCGTCCTCCGCCCTTCACCCGCAgtcccgccgccgccgccgccaccaccaccctccaTCCCCCAACTCCCACCAACGGTGCACCAGCCCACGTGCTGGTGTGTCGCTCCTTCGTGTTTCCGTTTCCGAGAAGGGAAAGCAGCACAAGGAGAAAGCAAAACGAtggcgcgcgagagagagatgatggcggtggtgatggtgatggtggtgggggaggcacgtgctgcggtggcgtcgTCACAGGCATGTAGGCGTCTGGCTGCCCAACTCAATCCgtgtcctctctctctattcCACGCTCTGGCCTCAactcccacccccccccctcacacttCACGCATAGATCTACGGCGCGACTCTCTATCTGCCCTCTCACACACCCCCGCGTGCTGTCCGTTTTCCGGATACTGCTGTGATGCCTGCAGCCTACGCCCTGGCGAAGGAGTGCCAGCTTCTCCGCGGCGATATCGAGGGCGTgctctcgctcgctgcccagctcctcctccacaccactgcagctgcatcaTCATCTGCCAACGGGTCGCCTACTGCCCCTGCGTCGTCATCAGCGCCGGCCACGTCGTTTCTCGGCCCCGTCGTGGGCTCCATCCTCACGGACGCCCACGTCCGCACACTTCTTCTCAACTCCCTCGTGCGCGTCCTcgtgccggcgcggcggcagaaggCACTGCTCGACGACAACAAGTACGTGCAAGCCGCCAACATGGTGGCACTGCAACAGCAGAGCAGCAACGATCCAAGGCCGACGAACCCAGTGGACAGGGGTGGTGCGGACGTGTCGCAGCGATACCGCGTAGGGCGTGTCGTCGGTGTTGTGCCGAAGCCAGCAccgaaggcggcggaggcgagccATAGCAAGAGCGCGTCTGCAACTGGCGCGGGCcttgcggcggcagcggctgacGAAGGACAGCGGTGGCTGTTGGCCGTCTACGTTGGCGAGTGCGTCGAGCCGTTTGCCGTGTCGGCCATCGCGGAGGATGTCTTCACAGAGGCGGAGCACCGCATCTTTGTGCAATCAGCGCTGTCCACGAACAGAGAGGATGGCAGCCGACGTGCGAGCGTGCTGCCGAGTCAGCAGCCCGCGTTGCTGTCTGCCGAGATGGCTGCCACGGTGCAGCAGAACATCAAAGACATCCGCGTAGCACTGCAGCTGATGCAGGCGGCGGACaagacagcagcggtggcaggaGCGGAGGCAGCCACGGcgcagctgatgcagcgCGCCAGTGGTCTGAAACGACCGCACGCTGTGTCAGACGACAACGGAGACATCAGCAGTCACAAGCGgcgcacggaggcggccTCAACCGGAGAGGACAGTGACGGACTCGGCACGTACTTTGGCAACGGCGCCTCGTCGCAAGCCGCACGCATGGCTCGCCTCACCGAGGATTTGGCGGCACGAGGAgcgcagcttcagcagctccgccaacTACTCCAGCAAAAGGATCAGGAGGTGAAGGccgcgcttcagcagcagcagcagcaggaggcgcggcaccgcggcgagGTCGATGTGTGGCGCGCTAAGGTGGAGGAACAAACTCGCACGCGCGATCGGGTTGCGAAGGAGTCGTGGGAGTCGCTAGAGCAGCGAGACCGACtgctcgaggaggcgaacaCGAAGCTGCGTCGGCTGGCTGGCATGGCCACCAAGTACAAGCAGGTTGTAGACGCCGTAGCGGCGCTGCTAAaacggagcggcggcggcgaagggaGCGACGGCGCGGTCATGACACCAGAAGACAttctggtggcgctgcaggccAAAAAATGCCTGTAGCCACTCACGCAAGGgacctctctcccctcccccctccattCGCGCGCTGAGGTGTGCCGCTCTGCCcacgtgcgtctgtgcgtgtctttGGGGTTTTCGAGAAAGGGGGTGCGTgtgatggggggaggggggaggacggcgacggtggtaGGTGGCTGGTGTGCCTACCGCTGTCAGTGGCTcacttttctctctcccccctccccactcccctcaCTCGTGGTGTTgcgatgtgcgtgtgggtcTCTGCATCGCTAAACC
Protein-coding regions in this window:
- a CDS encoding putative DNA photolyase, which codes for MRQVETDSALLAAAQGLTPPLSDSPVGEVDQAAAIEEDGSHGGGMFASKPPWGSPAPPLALAEDAAELATDLAQEVGALYADFGVTSARCWEQAEQKMGADSGRRDDDGVEFGDDVERDEQLLASLKGRHVRLQNTPDVVMPPLIIPDRNGGVAADTQLLLHCRGGESEASALAVAPRITAHLLHRHSYLAEQDRLYLGPCTAPEAQLRPPDAMRAALPSAGTQRHGCCVLVVFSTTDLRVHDNQLLAFASVCARAAAAEAGGPVPVIGVCVLDYRTFAQPSTVGGFFRQSPQRAQFLLDTVAALRRKLEDTLHVPLLVRCGRPEEHVPRLAVELRAMDVLMTTQYAPHERRVQALMVRRLQAGTWVSREEVADETVVASEIGQGASVTPLDAHCGSAAEEDDPLIAVVEHASCGVGGQHPYHRGSNLPSHCRAAAALPVVHSVWQSTLVHLDDLPTPLAAMKEGERWYHDDVTVSTIRPTEPYDKATALLAKLPRTWQAAALLPTENERYGRAGPSVLRGALPRLEDLGYSAAAARGTDFAFQEVIATQSSHPDAGEDAALVRLQDWLAQGGVTSLLRYGRERRTNTKMYSQKLARVSPYIALGALSPRKYYEVLREFAQANQRDAFVQQQFREGLLRLSRRDYWHWMGLRFGDRLFFSYGPHPEHTDDVPEWRHDRKVVQRWCDGLTGIPFADAAMRELVGTGFVAQEGRQALAWLLTRGYGQDWRLGAEWMERCSLDYDPFVCYGNYAYSCGLMLDDFGEPVRNVYYLAHQHDQTGIYVKKWLPQLSKVPPVYIHRPHVLTERMQAMHGVYLGRNYPYPLKLWQGAQRSLSAAKLTAYYPQGIVKGPGYAEALRYGSAVMHPEEYNAAVSPGYLQRQEWATMLPASAFAGIEDSDEMARHFSLLEAAAPRKSAAPAAAVAAESTLKRATA